The window AGTCATTGTCTTTGCATGATAGTGTATGTCATAGTGTATGCGGGCGAGCAGATAACAACAATGGACTGAGTTCCAAAAGGGGAGATATTTCTCGTGTTTCTCAGAGTCGCAACAGCTCTGGATCACTTGGTACTCGATTTGTCCCACAGGAGATGGGGGCCCGTTGTGTGCTGCCTTCTAGAAGACAAACAACCAGCAGTGGTAGGGGAACCATGGGCAGATCGAGTTGATCTCTGGCCTGGTCATGGAAGAGCAACAGCTTTGCACGGCCAGCAGATAGAAAATCCATCACTCGGGAGAGCAATGTGCCAAGCCCGGTCCGAACAGGGCGAGACGGGGCCGGACCCGGGCCTGTGAAGCTCACCCGAAACAAGAGAGCGATCAACAGACCTGGCCAGGTCAAGCATTATGGGAAATCGTCTCAAGTATTCGCAACATGTTTTTCCAGGTCGCCGGTGTCGCCCTCGCACTCGACGGCTCCCGTTCCTTTTCTACCAGCTCTCCCAGAGCCCCAAGGAATCGAAACCCTTTCCTccgacatcatcaaacaGTTCATGCCAGCAGACAACACACCTGACtctcctcaacttcctccttAGTCTCCCTCCGCCGTCTTCCACTTGGAAGAAAACCAGAGGTCAATCATCACATAACCATCTCGCGACAATGGGTGTCCCCGTCGTTTTGGCAACGGTTGCTGCGTGCGGTAGTATCGTGACGTCGATCAAGTCGAGCTGGGAGCTCCGGCGCATGGtcaagagaaagaaggagcagcatgaagctgatgatgaggcgCCCTATGTCTTTCGCAAGTTGCGCCAGGCGTACTATGATGGGCTTATGACGGTGCCCGAGTACGAGCAATGGTACGAGAAGTTCCTCGTGGCCAAGGTCGAAAAGGACTGTAAGTTTGTGCTCCATTCAAGTCTTCACTGAGAGCAAAAGGTATTAACCATTCGCAGTGGCCGGCCTTCGCCGTATCCGCGCGCATCTCCGCATCATTGAGAACGGAGCGCCCATCACAGGCAATCGTCGATCGCGGTCGGTCGAACCAAGCAGGCGTCGGCAGTCTGTGACATTTGCGCCGACTCCCCAGCATCCGGCCTATGTCGACTATCGACAGCCCAACCGTGGAAACATTGAGTACTATGCGGACCCACGCGCCAGGGTTGGTGCGCACCCTGATGAGTTTGTTCGACTGGAGCGGCAGTCGACGTGCAGTCGGGCTTCGTCGTCGGACGCGCAGTCACGTGTCAGTCGGAGCTCATCGGCGCGGCATGAGTCTAGGGGtcgctcgaggaggaggtatgaTAGCAGTGATTCGGATAGTGACGACTACTACTATGAGAAGAGGAGCTATCGCGGTAGGAGCTCAAATCGGTAGTCGCGCATTTTGTCTTTTGCGACTGATGTCGAGAGGGGCGGTTCTTTTCAGGCGTTTGCGAGTAGTGGCAGGACTGGGTTAGGCTTATGATGAATTTTCCTTTGTACTAGCATAGCGTAATGAACAAGAGCAGTGCATTTCCATTTGTCGCGTTACTCCTCGGTTGTGAGGAAGGAGCGAACTGTATGGACGCAGAGTTGTAGTTGGAATCGTCGAGGGCAAGCAGCCAGTGGAGAGCTGGAGCAATTGAATTCTAGCTGTAAGGCTGGAGCTCGAAGCTCCAGCCTTTGGGCAGGGGTCATCCGCGTCAGCCCCACATGGCGCATCCTTATGAAGGTGGGGCATCGAATTCTGCATGCTCTGACCGCCAAAATTTTGAATTTGTCCCCACCAGAGAGTGTGCTGACCCTTGCGCGCTGTCCTAGAATGCGCCCGCAGTTGTTTTCAACATAGGCATAAACAACACCACAGACTGCCCGCTCTCTACAACCATGGCCACTGtagccccccctccctcgaagaggcaaaaaagagaagagattgAGCGCACCACAGTCCAGCAAGATGTTTCCCCTCTGCTTGCGACGGATCTCGGGTCCTTCAAGGCCAattttgttgatggtgatgggaacCAAATGGCCGATGTGATTGAGATCAACTTTGCCGATGCCTCCGAGAAGAATGTGTCTGCCTTGTTGAACActatgatggggagggtaCGATCACACCGGAGTCCCCTATACTCAACCTACCTCTTGAACTCATGCGCTGACACTTTTAACCCCAATTCAGGATCGTGAAGAATTCACCCCCTACCGCTTTCGCATCCACATCCCCGGAAGGGACGTCATTGTAGACCAATATCCCACAGATCTACTTGGACTACTTAAAAAGCATGGCGTGAACAACCCCTTCGAAACgaccatcaccctctccgccgAGCCCCAGGCTGTTTTCAGGGTCCAGGCTGTCTCCCGTATGGCCCACAAGATCTCCGGCCACGGTCAACCTATCCTCTGCTGCCAgttctctcctctttcctccAGCCGCCTCGCCACAGGCAGCGGCGACAACACTGCGCGCATCTGGAATGTCGATACCGGTACACCCGAGAAGACGCTATCTGGGCATACAGGCTGGGTGATGAGTGTAAACTGGAGGCCAGATGGACAACAGCTG is drawn from Podospora pseudocomata strain CBS 415.72m chromosome 1 map unlocalized CBS415.72m_1, whole genome shotgun sequence and contains these coding sequences:
- a CDS encoding uncharacterized protein (EggNog:ENOG503PI3Q) → MGNRLKYSQHVFPGRRCRPRTRRLPFLFYQLSQSPKESKPFPPTSSNSSCQQTTHLTLLNFLLSLPPPSSTWKKTRGQSSHNHLATMGVPVVLATVAACGSIVTSIKSSWELRRMVKRKKEQHEADDEAPYVFRKLRQAYYDGLMTVPEYEQWYEKFLVAKVEKDLAGLRRIRAHLRIIENGAPITGNRRSRSVEPSRRRQSVTFAPTPQHPAYVDYRQPNRGNIEYYADPRARVGAHPDEFVRLERQSTCSRASSSDAQSRVSRSSSARHESRGRSRRRYDSSDSDSDDYYYEKRSYRGRSSNR